The following are from one region of the Hemibagrus wyckioides isolate EC202008001 linkage group LG24, SWU_Hwy_1.0, whole genome shotgun sequence genome:
- the LOC131344997 gene encoding olfactory receptor 8H1-like gives MDYSTNVTYLILTGHVELEKYRYIYFLVTLVVFLMTICCNTVVIFVIYINESLHEPMYIFITALLMNTLGGSAAFYPKLMSDILSNNLIVSLDACVFQAFFIYTYAMSEFMLLSAMAYDRYVSICKPLQYASIVKMSTVKKLIFLSCFVPSCENGIAMLLIYQFKLCNFKLNRIYCSNSAIAKLSCGDIYAYNSYGLFIFVIAVFPQVIFIIYSYIRIIAVCLKNSKDFRRKALQTCLPHLLIFTSFAVTSCFEVINSRLEGKMAHIITMIMSVENLVIPPLLNPIIYGLKLKEIFNRIKRITGKQQEH, from the exons ATGGATTATTCTACTAATGTAACTTATTTAATTCTGACAGGACATGTGGAGTTGGAGAAGTacagatatatttattttctagttACACTTGTGGTCTTCCTGATGACCATCTGCTGTAACACTGTTGTCATTTTTGTGATATACATAAATGAGAGTCTTCATGAGCCCATGTACATTTTCATCACTGCATTACTCATGAATACTCTGGGTGGATCAGCTGCTTTTTACCCCAAACTAATGAGTGATATTTTATCCAACAATCTAATTGTCTCCCTTGATGCTTGTGTATTTCAGGCATTTTTCATTTACACTTATGCCATGTCGGAGTTCATGTTGTTGTCAGCTATGGCCTATGACAGGTATGTTTCTATTTGTAAACCTCTACAATATGCTTCTATTGTAAAAATGTCTACTGTGAAAAAGCTGATATTTTTGAGTTGCTTTGTTCCTAGTTGTGAAAATGGTATAGCTATGCTATTAATATATCAGTTTAAACTTTgcaattttaaattaaatagaatatACTGTAGCAATTCTGCAATTGCTAAACTGAGCTGTGGAGACATTTATGCTTATAATTCTTATGGACTGTTCATTTTCGTCATCGCTGTATTTCCACAAGTGATTTTTATAATCTACTCATATATCAGGATAATTGCTGTCTGTTTAAAGAATTCAAAAGATTTCAGAAGAAAAGCTCTACAGACCTGTTTACCACATCTTTTAATTTTCACAAGTTTTGCTGTCACTTCATGTTTTGAAGTTATAAACAGTAGATTAGAAGGAAAAATGGCTCACATTATTACCATGATCATGTCAGTGGAAAATCTGGTTATTCCTCCTCTGTTAAATCCCATTATATATGGACTGAAATTGAAGGAAATTTTTAATAGAATTAAAAGAAT CACTGGGAAGCAACAGGAACACTGA